Proteins from a single region of Humidesulfovibrio mexicanus:
- the tssH gene encoding type VI secretion system ATPase TssH → MIGVDMKALLEKMNGFCTQALHAAAGQTVNRTHYEVAVEHFLLCCLEDPACDASLALARFGVDAGRVKKALNDALEDFRAGNSGRPVFSPILVELLEAAWLVSSVDLGLSRVRSGAALLAFLRKPGFYAQGGYAELFGPVNREDLQKGFWELMKASSETGGETGGETGRDAAGGGAAQAGGESFIAKFCEDFTAKAQKGKIDPVFGRDAEIRQMVDILARRRKNNPILVGEPGVGKTAVIEGLALRIVENDVPEVLAGVTLLGLDMGLLEAGAGMKGEFERRLKGVLDEIKASEKPIVLFIDEAHMLVGAGGQSGGSDAANLLKPALARGEIKTCAATTWKEYKKYFEKDPALARRFQLVKLDEPSPQTAALILRGIRDSYEKAHRVVIRDDAIAAAAEYAHRYITGRFLPDKAIDLLDTACARVKVSLSSKPAELEDRERAGQAAERERKALLRDQANGAPVDPARIAELAGIIADAQTQAQEILAGWQRELAAATVLVDARTAQAEATKDASDGQAPEDARRALAEARAAFEAARWGDGLVSIEVTPDVVARVVSDWTGIPLGKVAREQAALVADLEHRLSERIKGQEAAIAAVTQAIKASKAGLRSPDQPAGVFLLVGPSGVGKTETGLALADLLFGDEKSVVTINMSEFQEKHTVSRLIGSPPGYVGYGEGGMLTEAVRQRPYSVVLLDEVEKAHLDVLNLFYQVFDKGSLTDGEGKEINFRNTVIMLTSNLASDVIQEMTASGAELDLDTLLAAVRPILSEHFKPALLARMSVVPYRSLSAEALGRIALLKLDALKRRLMANNKMRLSWTDAVPETIAARCTEVETGARNIEYILSGTILPRMSQEILAHMSGAGMPASVALDVGEDGGFTMTFAQGEQ, encoded by the coding sequence ATGATCGGCGTGGACATGAAGGCGCTGCTGGAGAAGATGAACGGCTTCTGCACCCAGGCCCTGCACGCGGCCGCCGGGCAGACCGTCAACCGCACCCATTACGAGGTCGCGGTGGAGCACTTCCTGCTCTGCTGCCTGGAGGACCCCGCCTGCGACGCCTCCCTGGCCCTGGCGCGCTTCGGCGTGGACGCGGGCAGGGTCAAAAAGGCGCTGAACGACGCCTTGGAGGACTTCCGCGCGGGCAATTCCGGCCGCCCGGTGTTCTCGCCCATCCTGGTGGAGCTCTTGGAAGCCGCCTGGCTGGTCAGCTCCGTGGACCTGGGGCTTTCGCGGGTGCGCTCGGGCGCGGCGCTGCTGGCCTTTCTGCGCAAGCCCGGCTTCTACGCCCAGGGCGGCTACGCCGAACTCTTCGGCCCCGTGAACCGGGAGGATCTGCAAAAGGGCTTCTGGGAGCTCATGAAGGCGTCTTCCGAGACAGGGGGCGAAACCGGCGGTGAAACGGGCAGAGACGCGGCCGGGGGCGGCGCGGCCCAAGCCGGGGGCGAAAGTTTCATCGCCAAGTTCTGCGAGGACTTCACCGCCAAGGCGCAAAAGGGCAAGATCGACCCCGTGTTCGGCCGCGACGCCGAGATTCGGCAGATGGTGGACATCCTGGCGCGCAGGCGCAAGAACAACCCCATCCTGGTGGGCGAGCCCGGCGTGGGCAAGACCGCCGTCATCGAGGGCCTGGCCCTGCGCATCGTGGAGAACGACGTGCCCGAGGTGCTCGCGGGCGTGACCCTGCTCGGCCTGGACATGGGCCTCTTGGAGGCCGGGGCGGGCATGAAGGGCGAGTTCGAGCGCCGCCTGAAGGGCGTGCTGGACGAGATCAAGGCCTCGGAAAAGCCCATCGTGCTGTTCATCGACGAGGCCCACATGCTGGTGGGCGCGGGCGGCCAGTCCGGCGGAAGCGACGCGGCCAACCTGCTCAAGCCCGCCCTGGCGCGCGGCGAGATCAAGACCTGCGCGGCCACCACCTGGAAGGAATACAAGAAGTACTTCGAAAAGGATCCGGCGCTGGCCCGGCGCTTCCAGCTGGTGAAGCTGGACGAGCCCAGCCCGCAGACCGCCGCCCTCATCCTGCGCGGCATCCGCGACTCCTACGAGAAGGCGCACCGCGTGGTCATCCGCGACGACGCCATCGCCGCGGCGGCCGAATACGCCCACCGCTACATCACCGGCCGCTTCCTGCCGGACAAGGCCATAGACCTGCTGGACACCGCCTGCGCCCGGGTGAAGGTGAGCCTCTCCTCCAAGCCCGCCGAGCTGGAGGACAGGGAACGCGCCGGGCAGGCGGCAGAGCGCGAGCGCAAGGCCCTGCTGCGCGACCAGGCCAACGGCGCGCCCGTGGACCCCGCGCGCATTGCGGAGCTGGCCGGGATCATCGCCGACGCGCAAACACAGGCCCAGGAGATCCTCGCGGGCTGGCAGCGCGAACTGGCCGCGGCCACCGTCCTCGTCGACGCGCGCACGGCCCAGGCCGAGGCCACGAAAGACGCATCGGACGGCCAGGCTCCGGAAGACGCCCGGCGCGCCCTGGCCGAGGCCCGCGCCGCCTTCGAGGCCGCGCGCTGGGGCGACGGGCTGGTCAGCATCGAGGTGACGCCGGACGTGGTGGCCCGCGTGGTCAGCGACTGGACCGGCATCCCCCTGGGCAAGGTGGCCCGCGAGCAGGCCGCCCTGGTGGCCGACCTGGAGCATCGCCTTTCCGAGCGCATCAAGGGCCAGGAGGCGGCCATCGCCGCGGTGACCCAGGCCATCAAGGCCAGCAAGGCCGGGCTGCGCTCCCCGGACCAGCCCGCCGGGGTGTTCCTGCTGGTGGGGCCTTCCGGCGTGGGCAAGACCGAGACCGGGCTGGCCCTGGCGGATCTGCTCTTCGGCGACGAGAAGAGCGTGGTCACCATCAACATGAGCGAGTTTCAGGAAAAGCACACCGTGAGCCGCCTCATCGGCTCCCCGCCGGGCTACGTGGGCTACGGCGAGGGCGGGATGCTCACCGAGGCCGTGCGCCAGCGCCCGTACTCCGTGGTGCTGCTGGACGAGGTGGAGAAGGCGCACCTGGACGTGCTGAACCTGTTCTACCAGGTCTTCGACAAGGGCAGCCTCACCGATGGCGAGGGCAAGGAGATCAACTTCCGCAACACGGTGATCATGCTCACCTCCAACCTCGCCTCCGACGTGATCCAGGAGATGACCGCAAGCGGCGCGGAGCTGGACCTGGACACCCTGCTCGCCGCCGTGCGGCCCATCCTCTCCGAGCACTTCAAGCCCGCGCTGCTGGCCCGCATGAGCGTGGTGCCCTACCGCAGCCTTTCGGCCGAGGCCTTGGGCCGCATCGCCCTGCTCAAGCTCGACGCCCTCAAGCGTCGGCTCATGGCCAACAACAAGATGCGCCTGAGCTGGACCGACGCCGTGCCCGAGACCATCGCCGCCCGCTGCACCGAGGTGGAGACCGGCGCGCGCAACATCGAATACATCCTCTCCGGCACCATCCTGCCGCGCATGTCCCAGGAGATCCTGGCGCACATGTCCGGGGCCGGAATGCCCGCCTCCGTCGCCCTGGACGTGGGCGAGGACGGCGGCTTCACCATGACCTTCGCCCAGGGGGAGCAATGA
- the tssG gene encoding type VI secretion system baseplate subunit TssG, giving the protein MAGKAGRQAPALGAPDAGAAAAKSAPSPLDELRRSPRSFSFAQAVRLLRQAHGGADKTRSEHFLRERLRVRALLSLGFPATDLAALEELPAAEDDPAGEAGRVRLTATFLGLYGPSSPLPTFYTEELLDEQSEDRSVSRDFLDVVGDGFFTLFFLAWTRHRLSLKACEERDPDTMERLYSLVGLGDPEVRSLFSQPGLLLRSMGLLTQFPRSAAGLRGLLAERSGAPVTVVQCVSRQATIPTDQRCRLGQDTATLGETAWLGQQARDDTGKIRLEVGPLCVENYRRVIPGGDWHAAIVRLVRFYCTEPLEFDVLFLLDPAEAKGARLGQGHWSRLGCDAWLGVREQETPRALFRDLRRHTDRNEQRSAQ; this is encoded by the coding sequence ATGGCCGGAAAGGCTGGGCGACAGGCCCCTGCTCTAGGCGCGCCAGACGCCGGTGCGGCGGCGGCGAAAAGCGCCCCCTCGCCCCTGGACGAGCTGCGCCGGAGCCCGCGCTCCTTCTCCTTTGCGCAGGCCGTGCGGCTCTTGCGCCAGGCCCACGGCGGGGCGGACAAAACCCGCTCCGAGCATTTCCTGCGCGAGCGGCTGCGCGTGCGCGCCCTGCTTTCCCTGGGCTTCCCCGCCACGGACCTGGCCGCGCTGGAGGAACTGCCCGCAGCCGAGGACGACCCCGCAGGGGAGGCCGGCCGGGTCCGGCTGACCGCCACCTTCCTGGGGCTCTACGGTCCGTCCTCGCCGCTGCCCACCTTCTACACCGAGGAACTGCTGGACGAGCAGTCCGAGGACCGCTCCGTGAGCCGCGACTTCCTGGACGTGGTGGGCGACGGCTTCTTCACCCTGTTCTTCCTCGCCTGGACGCGGCACCGGCTGTCCCTCAAGGCCTGCGAGGAGCGCGACCCGGACACCATGGAGCGGCTCTACAGCCTGGTGGGCCTGGGCGACCCGGAGGTGCGCTCCCTGTTTTCGCAGCCCGGGCTGCTTTTGCGCTCCATGGGCCTGCTCACGCAGTTCCCGCGCTCGGCAGCGGGGCTCCGGGGCCTTTTGGCGGAACGCTCCGGCGCGCCGGTGACTGTGGTGCAGTGCGTGTCGCGCCAGGCGACCATTCCGACGGACCAACGCTGTCGCCTGGGCCAGGACACCGCCACTCTGGGCGAAACCGCCTGGCTGGGCCAGCAGGCCCGCGACGACACCGGCAAGATCCGCCTCGAGGTCGGCCCCCTGTGCGTGGAGAACTACCGCAGGGTCATCCCCGGCGGAGACTGGCACGCGGCCATCGTGCGGCTGGTGCGCTTCTACTGCACCGAGCCGCTGGAATTCGACGTGCTGTTCCTGCTGGACCCTGCCGAGGCCAAGGGCGCGCGCCTGGGCCAGGGCCACTGGTCGCGGCTGGGCTGCGACGCCTGGCTGGGCGTGCGGGAACAGGAGACCCCCCGGGCCTTGTTCCGGGATTTGCGACGGCACACTGACCGCAACGAGCAAAGGAGTGCGCAATGA
- the tssF gene encoding type VI secretion system baseplate subunit TssF, with the protein MIDKYYQRELSHLRDLAAEFAKAHPAVAPLLSGPSADPDVERILEGTAFLSGLVYEKLDDDFPEIVHGLIQLLFPHYLRPIPSSTLIRFTPKKSLMETVRVKAGCAIDSVESEGTRCTFTTGYDVDLHPLAVTGGTFETLGADGGRFTLGLELSKVRLEAFAAKSLRFHLGGDYAEATRRYWLLFTRLKEVRLVPGEGGAPLSLKPSRIRPVGFTEEEALIPFPARSFPGYRVLQEYFTLPEKFLFFDLTGLEAWRTRGQGGRFSVEFLFERLPQDMPSMRAEHFQLYVTPALNLFPYHADPILLDHKKPEYPVRPSTQNPEHYQVFTVNAVTGFAQGSVTERDYLPFEMFNPQVEATPVYSLHHRLSPLGGKAELHLSVAYPGSGDMPRQETLSVDILCTNASLPETLRAGDVRMPTETSPELADFTSIRPPTAPVQPPLGRNMLWRLLSHMYLNYLSVATAENLRSMLKLYIFPETRDRMAVLANTRRADAITGLQVRATERFVRGKIARGQDISLTLDRQGFAGEGDMYLFGSVLDVFLGNYAAINSFTRLTAEDNLRKERFTWPERLGDRPLL; encoded by the coding sequence GTGATCGACAAGTACTACCAGCGCGAACTCTCGCACCTGCGCGACCTGGCGGCGGAATTCGCCAAGGCGCATCCCGCCGTTGCGCCGCTTCTGTCCGGCCCTTCTGCCGACCCGGACGTGGAGCGCATTCTGGAAGGCACGGCCTTCCTCTCCGGCCTGGTATACGAAAAGCTCGACGACGACTTCCCGGAGATCGTCCACGGGCTCATCCAACTGCTCTTTCCGCACTATCTGCGGCCCATCCCGTCCTCCACGCTCATCCGCTTCACGCCCAAGAAAAGCCTCATGGAGACCGTGCGCGTGAAGGCCGGCTGCGCCATCGACTCGGTGGAGAGCGAAGGCACGCGCTGCACCTTCACCACCGGCTACGACGTGGACCTGCACCCCCTGGCCGTGACCGGCGGGACATTCGAGACCCTGGGCGCGGACGGCGGCAGGTTCACCCTCGGCCTGGAGCTCTCCAAGGTGCGGCTGGAGGCGTTTGCGGCCAAAAGTCTGCGCTTCCACCTGGGGGGGGATTACGCCGAGGCCACGCGCCGCTACTGGCTGTTGTTCACGCGGCTCAAAGAGGTTCGGCTGGTCCCCGGCGAGGGCGGCGCGCCCCTAAGCCTCAAGCCCTCGCGCATCCGCCCCGTGGGCTTCACCGAGGAGGAGGCCCTCATCCCCTTTCCGGCCCGCTCGTTTCCGGGCTACCGCGTGCTGCAGGAATACTTCACCCTCCCGGAAAAATTCCTGTTCTTCGACCTCACCGGGCTTGAGGCCTGGCGCACGCGCGGACAGGGCGGCCGCTTCTCGGTGGAGTTCCTCTTTGAGCGGCTGCCCCAGGACATGCCGTCCATGCGCGCCGAGCATTTCCAGCTTTACGTCACCCCGGCGCTGAACCTTTTCCCCTACCACGCGGACCCCATCCTGCTGGACCACAAGAAGCCGGAATACCCCGTCCGCCCCTCCACCCAGAACCCGGAGCATTACCAGGTCTTCACGGTGAACGCGGTCACCGGCTTCGCCCAGGGTTCGGTCACGGAGCGCGACTACCTGCCCTTCGAGATGTTCAATCCGCAGGTGGAGGCCACGCCGGTGTATTCGCTGCACCACAGGCTGTCGCCCCTTGGCGGCAAGGCCGAGCTGCACCTCTCCGTGGCCTACCCCGGTTCCGGCGACATGCCCCGGCAGGAGACCCTGTCCGTGGACATTCTGTGCACCAACGCCTCCCTGCCGGAAACCCTGCGCGCGGGCGACGTGCGGATGCCCACCGAGACCTCGCCCGAGCTGGCCGACTTCACCAGCATCCGGCCGCCCACCGCGCCGGTGCAGCCGCCGCTGGGCCGCAACATGCTCTGGCGGCTCTTGTCGCACATGTACCTGAACTATCTCTCCGTGGCCACGGCGGAGAATCTGCGCTCCATGCTCAAGCTCTACATCTTTCCCGAAACCCGCGACCGCATGGCCGTGCTGGCCAACACCCGCCGGGCGGACGCCATAACGGGTCTGCAGGTGCGCGCCACGGAGCGCTTCGTGCGCGGCAAGATCGCCCGGGGCCAGGACATCAGCCTGACCCTGGACAGGCAGGGCTTTGCCGGAGAGGGCGACATGTACCTCTTCGGCTCGGTGCTGGACGTGTTTCTGGGCAACTACGCGGCCATCAACTCTTTCACGCGGCTCACCGCCGAGGACAACCTGCGCAAGGAGCGCTTCACATGGCCGGAAAGGCTGGGCGACAGGCCCCTGCTCTAG
- the tssE gene encoding type VI secretion system baseplate subunit TssE, with translation MREKRLLERLRAVELNPDWRGGADPAAGVRSVLEHIAKMLNTRQGSAPIAQDYGVPDFTSIASTFGAESVGQVEEAITAVILRYEPRLSGVKVSFEPQADRPFSLAFRLSARLTGEGRQTPVVFETILNPDGRITVME, from the coding sequence ATGCGCGAAAAAAGGCTTCTTGAGCGCCTGCGGGCGGTGGAGCTCAACCCCGACTGGCGCGGCGGCGCGGACCCGGCGGCTGGCGTGCGCTCGGTGCTGGAGCACATCGCCAAGATGCTCAACACCCGGCAGGGCAGCGCGCCCATCGCCCAGGACTACGGCGTGCCGGACTTCACCTCCATCGCCAGCACCTTTGGCGCGGAAAGCGTCGGCCAGGTGGAGGAAGCCATCACCGCCGTCATCCTGCGCTACGAACCCCGTCTGAGCGGGGTGAAGGTGAGCTTCGAGCCCCAGGCCGACCGGCCCTTCTCGCTGGCCTTCCGCCTCTCGGCGCGGCTCACGGGCGAGGGCAGACAAACCCCGGTGGTGTTCGAAACCATCCTGAACCCCGACGGCCGCATCACGGTCATGGAATAA
- a CDS encoding Hcp family type VI secretion system effector, translating to MALIAYMAVKGNTQGDIKGDGSQSGDKKDKILVYGSDHTVEIPKDTHTGLPTGQRVHHPFTVTKHKDQASPKLFKACCTGEQCTITLDYYRIDPTGREQKYYTVKMEEAIVVSLREYSPLTFLPENKPYHDMEDVSFTYSKITWTYTDGNIEYVDNWKG from the coding sequence ATGGCTCTGATCGCGTACATGGCAGTGAAGGGCAACACCCAGGGAGACATCAAGGGCGACGGCTCGCAAAGCGGCGACAAAAAGGACAAGATCCTCGTCTACGGCTCAGACCACACCGTGGAAATCCCGAAGGACACGCACACCGGCCTGCCCACGGGCCAGCGCGTGCACCACCCCTTCACCGTGACCAAGCACAAGGACCAGGCCAGCCCCAAGCTGTTCAAGGCCTGCTGCACCGGCGAACAGTGCACCATCACCCTGGATTACTACCGCATCGACCCCACCGGCCGGGAGCAGAAGTACTACACGGTCAAGATGGAGGAGGCCATCGTGGTGAGCCTGCGCGAATACAGCCCGCTCACCTTCCTGCCGGAGAACAAGCCCTACCACGACATGGAGGACGTCTCCTTCACCTACTCCAAGATCACGTGGACCTACACCGACGGCAACATCGAGTACGTGGACAACTGGAAAGGCTAA
- the tssC gene encoding type VI secretion system contractile sheath large subunit, which yields MADEQLQTSAAQAAQTGEGPSLLDEIVEASKLKPTDEGFAATKAGLQAFLAQLVQTGGEAKVSGAQVDDMLAEIDRKLSSQVNAIMHDEQFQKLEGAWRSLKFLVDRTDFRQNVKVEFMNVSKEDLLADFQDSMEVVKSGLYKQIYTAEYGQFGGQPIGAMVANYDFGPGPQDVELLQYVASASAMAHAPFIAAAGKEFFGVESWEELPNLKDLHSIFEMPQYAKWRSFRESEDARYVGLTLPKFLLRLPYGANTVPAKSFNFQETAEDNEDFCWGNTAFAFASRLTDSFAKYRWCANIIGPQGGGAVENLPLYQFEAMGQTQTKIPTQVLISERREYELAEEGFIALTMRKGSDNAAFFSANSAQKGKVFANTPEGKEAELNFKLSTQLPYMMIMNRLAHYVKVIQRENIGTWKERTDLESELNKWVSQYVTEMDNPDPTTRSKRPLRLAKIEVNDVAGDPGWYSVTLKARPHFKYMGASFTLSLVGKLDKE from the coding sequence ATGGCAGACGAACAGCTCCAGACATCGGCAGCACAGGCCGCCCAGACCGGGGAAGGCCCAAGCCTCCTCGACGAGATCGTGGAGGCCTCCAAGCTCAAACCCACGGACGAGGGCTTCGCCGCCACCAAGGCGGGTTTGCAGGCCTTCCTGGCCCAGCTGGTGCAGACCGGCGGCGAGGCCAAGGTCTCCGGCGCGCAGGTGGACGACATGCTGGCCGAGATCGACCGCAAGCTCTCCTCCCAGGTCAACGCCATCATGCACGACGAGCAGTTCCAGAAACTGGAGGGCGCATGGCGCTCGCTGAAGTTCCTGGTGGACCGCACGGACTTTCGCCAGAACGTGAAGGTGGAGTTCATGAACGTGTCCAAGGAGGACCTGCTGGCCGACTTCCAGGACTCCATGGAGGTGGTGAAAAGCGGCCTGTACAAGCAGATCTACACGGCCGAATACGGCCAGTTCGGCGGCCAGCCCATAGGGGCCATGGTGGCCAACTACGACTTCGGCCCCGGCCCCCAGGACGTGGAGCTTCTGCAGTACGTGGCCTCGGCCTCGGCCATGGCCCACGCGCCCTTCATCGCCGCGGCGGGCAAGGAGTTCTTCGGCGTCGAGTCCTGGGAGGAGCTGCCCAACCTGAAGGACCTGCACTCCATCTTCGAGATGCCCCAGTACGCCAAGTGGAGAAGCTTCCGGGAGAGCGAGGATGCCCGCTACGTGGGGCTGACCCTGCCCAAGTTCCTGCTCCGGCTGCCCTACGGGGCCAACACCGTGCCGGCCAAGAGCTTCAACTTCCAGGAGACCGCCGAGGACAACGAGGACTTCTGCTGGGGCAACACGGCCTTCGCTTTCGCCTCGCGCCTTACGGACAGCTTCGCAAAATACCGCTGGTGCGCCAACATCATCGGCCCGCAGGGCGGCGGCGCGGTGGAGAACCTGCCCCTGTACCAGTTCGAGGCCATGGGCCAGACCCAGACCAAGATCCCCACGCAGGTGCTCATCAGCGAACGGCGCGAATACGAACTGGCCGAAGAGGGCTTCATCGCGCTGACCATGCGCAAGGGTTCGGACAACGCGGCCTTCTTCTCCGCCAACTCCGCCCAGAAGGGCAAGGTCTTCGCCAACACGCCCGAGGGCAAGGAGGCAGAGCTCAACTTCAAGCTCAGCACCCAACTGCCCTACATGATGATCATGAACCGCCTGGCCCACTACGTGAAGGTCATCCAGCGCGAGAACATCGGCACCTGGAAGGAGCGCACCGACCTGGAAAGCGAGTTGAACAAGTGGGTGAGCCAGTACGTGACCGAGATGGACAATCCCGACCCCACCACCCGCAGCAAGCGGCCCCTGCGCCTGGCCAAGATCGAGGTCAACGATGTGGCGGGCGATCCGGGCTGGTATTCGGTAACGCTCAAGGCCCGGCCGCATTTCAAGTACATGGGCGCAAGCTTCACCCTTTCCCTCGTCGGCAAGCTGGACAAGGAATAA
- the tssB gene encoding type VI secretion system contractile sheath small subunit, with product MAQEGSVAPKERVNIVYRPATGDAKEEVELPLKLMVLGDFTLKPDDRMVENRDPVSVDKDNFNDVLKGQGLELSLNVPNRLSGKEDDQLAMHMKFESLKDFDPDAIVRNVPELAKLMELREALKALKGPLANVPEFRKKVQELVKDPGARERLLQELGIKGE from the coding sequence ATGGCGCAGGAAGGTTCCGTCGCCCCCAAGGAGCGGGTGAACATCGTGTACAGGCCGGCCACCGGCGACGCCAAGGAAGAGGTCGAGCTGCCCCTCAAGCTCATGGTGCTGGGGGACTTCACCCTCAAGCCCGATGACCGCATGGTGGAAAACCGCGACCCCGTGTCCGTGGACAAGGACAACTTCAACGACGTGCTCAAGGGCCAGGGGCTGGAGCTTTCGCTCAACGTGCCCAATCGCCTCTCCGGCAAGGAGGACGACCAGTTGGCCATGCACATGAAGTTCGAGAGCCTCAAGGACTTCGACCCGGACGCCATTGTGCGCAACGTGCCGGAGCTGGCCAAGCTCATGGAGCTGCGCGAGGCCCTGAAGGCCTTGAAAGGCCCTCTGGCCAACGTGCCGGAGTTCCGCAAAAAGGTGCAGGAGCTGGTGAAGGACCCCGGCGCGCGCGAACGGCTGCTCCAGGAACTGGGCATAAAGGGCGAGTAG
- the tssA gene encoding type VI secretion system protein TssA, whose protein sequence is MNLDDIGRAPLPGPARDWQTAQFEPAFVQLKAEIDKLSSITAAGAVDWARVVDLAAEVLSTTAKDLTAAAYLGVGLTQTRGLEGLGTGARILRDMAATFWDSCTPPKNRLRGRMAAFSWWQEKCLAWLKNAQDLPPLPAQAHLTLMEAVRALDQTLSGLLPDLPPLRDLLEVLSRVPVQAEAAPAPQPPAGESGQTTPRQAAQPQNTAPANAEDARAVLAEAARTFAALAGRETPADPWAWRATRIAAWLRIGGLPPEENGRTLLPPPDPAVKAALLSLLDQGNFLLAAQTAEEQIPEHLFWLDPHRVAVQALEALGSDYAAAREAVLAELGLLLAHLPGLERLSFADGTPFADAETLDWLAGIQGAPPRPDAATRPARGEAAKARAEAEALFERQDVAGALDLLGQASRQADDGPTRLRLSLAQMSLLCRAGHWPLATSLAEEAVAEVERRGLEDWDPELAVETFLAAREAVLGQGGDDAPARAGAYASRAARIRPSAALHLSG, encoded by the coding sequence ATGAATCTGGACGACATCGGACGCGCGCCTCTTCCCGGCCCTGCCAGGGATTGGCAGACCGCGCAGTTCGAGCCAGCCTTCGTCCAGCTCAAGGCCGAGATCGACAAACTCTCCTCCATCACCGCCGCAGGCGCGGTGGACTGGGCCCGCGTGGTGGACCTGGCTGCGGAGGTGCTCTCCACCACGGCAAAGGACCTCACGGCCGCGGCCTACCTGGGCGTTGGCCTCACCCAAACTCGCGGCCTGGAAGGATTGGGCACCGGCGCGCGCATCCTGCGCGACATGGCCGCAACCTTCTGGGACTCCTGCACGCCGCCCAAAAACCGCCTGCGCGGACGCATGGCCGCATTCTCCTGGTGGCAGGAAAAATGTCTCGCCTGGCTCAAGAACGCCCAGGATCTCCCCCCTCTGCCCGCCCAGGCCCACCTTACCCTCATGGAGGCCGTGCGCGCCCTGGACCAGACCCTGAGCGGGCTCTTGCCCGACCTGCCGCCCCTGCGCGACCTGCTGGAGGTCCTCTCGCGGGTTCCTGTCCAGGCCGAGGCGGCTCCAGCGCCGCAGCCCCCGGCCGGTGAAAGCGGCCAGACCACGCCCCGGCAGGCCGCCCAGCCCCAGAACACCGCCCCCGCAAACGCCGAGGACGCGCGCGCCGTCCTGGCCGAGGCCGCGCGCACCTTCGCCGCCCTGGCCGGACGCGAGACCCCAGCCGACCCCTGGGCCTGGCGGGCCACGCGCATCGCCGCCTGGTTGCGCATCGGCGGCCTGCCGCCCGAGGAAAACGGCCGCACCCTGCTGCCCCCGCCGGACCCGGCGGTGAAGGCCGCCCTGCTGAGCCTGCTGGACCAGGGCAACTTTCTGCTGGCCGCCCAGACCGCCGAGGAGCAGATCCCCGAGCATCTGTTCTGGCTCGACCCGCACCGGGTGGCGGTCCAGGCCCTGGAAGCCCTGGGGTCGGACTACGCCGCCGCCCGCGAGGCCGTGCTGGCCGAACTGGGGCTCCTGCTTGCGCATCTGCCCGGCCTGGAGCGCCTGAGCTTCGCCGACGGCACGCCCTTTGCCGATGCCGAGACCCTGGACTGGCTCGCCGGGATCCAAGGCGCGCCCCCCCGCCCGGACGCGGCAACGCGCCCGGCGCGCGGCGAGGCCGCCAAGGCCAGGGCCGAGGCCGAGGCGCTTTTCGAACGGCAGGACGTGGCCGGAGCACTGGATTTGCTGGGGCAGGCCTCGCGCCAGGCTGACGACGGCCCCACCCGGCTCCGGCTGTCCCTGGCGCAGATGTCGCTTTTGTGCCGGGCCGGGCACTGGCCGCTGGCCACAAGCCTGGCCGAGGAGGCCGTGGCCGAGGTGGAGCGCCGAGGCCTGGAGGACTGGGACCCGGAATTGGCGGTGGAGACCTTTCTCGCCGCGCGGGAGGCCGTGCTGGGCCAGGGCGGCGACGACGCCCCGGCCAGGGCAGGGGCCTACGCGTCACGGGCGGCGCGCATCCGGCCCTCGGCCGCGCTGCACCTTTCGGGCTAA